The Geotrypetes seraphini chromosome 8, aGeoSer1.1, whole genome shotgun sequence genome includes a region encoding these proteins:
- the BABAM1 gene encoding BRISC and BRCA1-A complex member 1, giving the protein MDTSESESAADGEERGSVQRPRTRSNPEGAEDREASVQASVGSRSEGEGEAAASEDVPTAAAAASSNSKEWQSSGQAPEFQVRTPRVNCPEKVIICLDLSEEMSSQKLESFNGSKMNTLNISQKMIEMFVRTKHKIDKRHEFALVVVNDDAAWLSGFTSDPREVCSCLYDLETNICESFNLEGLFNLIQQRSEFPATENIQTIPPPYVIRMILIYSRPASQLQFSMTDSMKKLLHCPYFFFDLVYIHNGAEEKEDEMSWKDMYNLFGTLDTKGTNYKYEVSLNSPAVELHNCMAKLLAHPLQRPFQMHAAYSLLEEEEQQSIDSEAIV; this is encoded by the exons ATGGACACGTCCGAATCCGAAAGCGCTGCGGACGGGGAAGAGAGGGGCTCCGTACAAAGGCCTCGAACACGCTCCAACCCCGAGGGGGCTGAGGATCGAGAGGCCAGTGTGCAGGCTAGCGTGGGGAGCAGAAGCGAAGGAGAGGGGGAGGCTGCGGCCAGCGAGGACGTTCcgaccgctgctgctgctgcttcctccAACAGCAAAGAATGGCAGAGTTCAGGGCAGGCCCCTGAATTTCAAGTCAGAACCCCCAGGGTGAACTGTCCGGAAAAAGTG ATAATCTGCCTGGACTTGTCTGAAGAAATGTCCTCTCAGAAGCTGGAGTCTTTCAATGG GTCAAAAATGAACACACTGAACATATCTCAGAAAATGATCGAAATGTTTGTGCGGACGAAACACAAAATTGACAAGCGTCATGAGTTTGCTTTGGTGGTGGTAAATGATGACGCAGCTTGG TTGTCAGGGTTTACCTCTGACCCCAGGGAAGTCTGCAGTTGCTTGTATGATCTGGAGACAAACATCTGTGAATCTTTCA ATCTGGAAGGCCTCTTCAACCTAAT ACAACAGAGGAGTGAGTTCCCGGCAACTGAAAATATCCAGACTATCCCCCCACCCTATGTCATCCGGATGATCCTTATCTACAgccggccagccagccagctccagttTTCCATGACAGACTCCATGAAG AAACTACTTCATtgcccttattttttttttgacttgGTTTATATTCACAATGGTGCTGAGGAGAAGGAGGATGAGATGAGCTGGAAG GACATGTACAACCTTTTTGGGACCTTGGATACCAAAGGTACAAATTATAAATATGAAGTGTCTTTAAACAGCCCAGCAGTGGAGCTACACAATTGCATGGCCAAGCTCCTTGCACATCCCCTGCAGCGGCCATTCCAGATGCATGCAGCTTATAGCCTGCTGGAGGAAGAGGAACAGCAATCCATTGACAGTGAAGCTATTGTGTAG